The nucleotide window AACCCCATTGTtctttttggtttattttgtgaataatttattttgttctcggatttaagattagtgtttggatGTCACCATTATTCTCGAATAAAAGAGTTAATTAACGAAGATTACCACATGTGACTACAATTAACTCATGCGTAGGTATGTTTTGTGGGGAAGTTAGCTGTCTGGTTCTatgctaacttcatacctaatcatCCCCCGACAACCTTTCAggcttatccaacctgattgtggGGCATGGCACTGCCCTATATTGTCCAATGGTATTAACTTTACCATAAAGGGAAGCCTTATACTCActtcgttccggaagaacgcatttttgagctttaaggatattcgagagtattattaccatattgaaaccaatgtagaaaaatggagtaaaattccttggcatattaccattttgcacttcttacgaatatagttaaatgcatattctagagaagatggaacgCTTAACGAATGGATTACATCCATTCAAgtccactatgtggccggccagaAGCCCGCGATTCCTAAGGAATTTTCGCTATGGATGTACGTTTGGGATATCTAGGATGATTCGTGATGCGCCGTTTTGGGCATCCTTTTACCAGAAGTAAAGAAATCATACCTGGACATGTATTATACCTTAGCACCCTCCATCTTTTTACAAAGGATTCAAATGGGACATTTGTGGATAGATTCAACCACCTACGGACCATTTAAATATTCTATAGTATTGGTTGATGCTTCTACACGTTTGTCACACGTGTGGTTGTTGTCCACAAGTTGCATTCTCCACACTGGTAGCTCAGATtaacaagctcagggctcaccaccctgattatctgatcaaatttatttgattggataagttgGAGAATTTACATCGACATTTACATCGAACAATTTAAATCTCGATGGATATTGCATGTCAGTTGGGTTTTTTGAAAGTTGAACATCCAGTCCCATGTTCATACCCAGAACGACCCAGCAGAAGTATTCATTAAACGCCTTCAAATGATTGCGTGGTCgactggtcatacgtaccacAGTTCCCGAcctctgcttggggccatgcaatattgcaagcaACCATGTTGGTCTGCCTGAGGCCTGTCACGACCCAACCTTATAAAGCGCGTGTCAGTTGGTTACCAgatacgaacccgacatatcgcatctgcgcgtctttggttgtgcggtctatgtgccattttgcgccgcccttacgtacacaaaaacaaaggggTCCTCAGggaaggatggaaatctatgtcggttatgattctccTTTTAATATTCGTTACTAaataacctttgacaggcgatctctttaccgctcattttgcggattgtcacttttataagacagtcttcccgtcgttagggggagataagaacgtcaccgttcctaaagaacgacgcgaattatcgtggacgtccccactatgtctcatatcGATCCCAATCTAGATCGTCAGAGTTTAACCAGACATTTCCTCTGATCTAgaaaaagtgacgagatcacatataccagctgcaaatgtgcctgcaaagatgtGTACCAAATGTACTTCGGACCTTTGTCCTGAAAGTAGGAAAGCCACAATTATGGCCGACCCTcgtacattggcggctagccaatcaatctatctTATGCCAGAAGCATGGTAGATCACTCGGTTCGAGGATTCACCTCCCCAAAAGAGGAGGAACGTGGCACGAATGAATCCGCCCCTCGATCGCTGTCTCATACCtttttcatctcatgagattaaatccggattactcccgagacctgaagttcttggtccagtatactagtttggatgagatatggaattggaatgagattatcataaatgatgtttcatttatatggtaccgacataaatgaaaagcgacgataacgaaccgcgttccgttgattaatatcaacgtagaactgattggtcaactaAAAGAATCAATCTATGacgaatgagatgaatgaaatagtgcaatatgaCGCCTTGTGGCGCAAGGTTTCTTTCATACGCCATGTGATTGATCGCAACATTACAAACGTGGTTGTAGTATCTCTGGGATCGTGATATGAACCTACATGGAGTTTCCAAATGACTTACATGTactgattcaaatagttctagaccacaagaACATCCTCTTGATTCTCAAGCGGCCTTCACTTTACGGATGCAGAACTATccgggcagatgtggtatacccgtctaagtgaatatttgatcagttagggatataTGCCCCTGCGTGTATAAAATCCGAAATTGCTAAAGTTAGAAAATTAACTCGCATATCGGACTAtaagatgaatgatcttgggaGAACTTGACATTACCTCGACCTGAAGTTTCGAGCTAGTTTTGATGGTATTCTGGTCCACCACTCAAACTAGACCCAGAAGGTGTTACGTCTGAGTATATCCTGATCATCTGTAtgctagatgcaaatgagacctttaCGGAGGGTATGGAGCATAAGGTTCCATATTGGAACGTGAGGCAGCCATATCTAAGTACCATTGgcgtttgttgtacttagctcaaatgCACTAGATCAGACATCTTATGTGCTGATAATCTTTTGGCATAAAGCAGCACTGCGCCTAACACGCCACCACCAAATTTGGTGTTAAAGACGTTTTTCtgttactacggatttgggcttattccctATGCATCTCAGAATAGATCACACCCCCTTGATCTTCAGAATGATGCCTACCTTGTGGGATTCGCTGAATCAGACCATTTGTCTGACCGCACAAGGTACGTTCCcgcatggttatgtctttaccattaaggaacaccgcaatatcttggaggttaacTAGATAGACATTTTGTTGCGAAACCTTTGAATCGCTCCAAGACTCACTATGTCTCATCACGTGAGAGATATGGTCGAgaattcttgttgagcatattcaaaatccttgcgattttcatccatcgttgagtcccaacaacgatccatgaaTACAACGCTGCATGTATCGACCAGATCATGATACATCcaacaaagtcaacaccaagcatattgtgtctacatcagcatgagcatcagaagattgaagtcaagcagtccaatcccagacaaccttaccGACATCTACACAAAGTTACTACCAAAGtctaccttccagaagcttgtccaatgaattggtatgcgtaactttctcatttgcaatgcttgtagtttcatttggaagttttgtcaaactcagggggagtatctagaagtatactcacttgatcttaatgtactctttttccctacgattaggagcatttttcccactgggtttttgctacctaactaggttttaacgaggcacccatcctgggctgatcatacccttgtgagctcttctacttgcgtccagaagacgtatagttttgacttaatgcaacttctcacttttctccttagcctatggtcttttctcccaccttgggttttgccatagtaaggttttgtgagttttaccactCCTGCATTCTTCCGtcttttgagactcgcattcgctacTTGTGCCGACTAAACGAGACGATTTCATCCACTACTTCTACATTtgcctgaagatctgatgcgccatctacttgagtatttgcacactcaagggggagtgttgtgacatatgttcttatcaatatgtgattgtgtaaatcctaagtagagataaaataggaaacctttgggatctagaagatctttcctaatatactttgtattacttggagagcaagtttctctcctcctaattactataaataaaggcacaaggactggggaattaacacacaattcctcaaacctattctccattctctcttcttctctttgccgcacctatctattaaatataggccacaacagtTTCAAGatattttgaattttgtatTGGAGATTTTGTGTTATATCAAACATCCATTCACTAAAAAAATCTCCTACCCGCTAGAGAGAAAAACAGAAAGAACCCATATCCTCGTCCATTTTTGCTTTTAGCCTTGAGGTTTAATGTTAGCTTTCATGTTGGTTAATTAGTATTataaaatttaaccaaaaaattagtatataaaataatttattttattaaggAGCATTAGTAATTATATTTATTCTGATTAAGGTGAATTAATAAACagtttatatggaatctctattTCTACTTCGATTTTGGAagattttaataaacaatttcAGCATGAATCCAATTTTGACTCTTCTTTATTTTGATTCTTCCCCCTTTTTATTACGAATTAGTAAATGAGCCAGGATACTTAAGAAAAATCCTTCGGAAAAAAAGTCTGTACTGGATTGGAATTTTCTGGCCCAAAGAAAATTAGTTCAATTCAAAACAAGCAGGCCCAAAATAAATGtaggaaaaaattgaaaaatcaaaattaaacgccgttgccggggatcgaACCCGGGTCACCCGCGTGACAGGCGGGAATACTTACCACTATACTACAACGACTTGTTGTTAGTAGCCCGTGTAAACATATATACAAAGTTAGATTATGAGAAACCAAAGTCCATAACAATACTACCAATCGAAATGCTCGAACATATATGTTTCGTTCAATCGAGTATTTGTCTGTTGACTCAATTTGCAATCCTAGTTTTAGTCGAGCGGTAAGTTCCGGTCTCAAATACTTTGAATATGAGACCGGAACCTATGTTTAGAAAATGAACGCGTTAAGTTCCGGTCTCAAATACTTTGGATATGATACCGGAACCTATGTTTGGAAAATGAACTTATATGATCGCCATGTTTGAATTTCCATGGCTATCATATTCATGGAAGCTAGGAattctttctgattcattccaATAGAATTTGGAAGATGAACTTGCTTGAATGCTTCAACTTGAAATATATCAACATCCGCGGGGATGGTTACGTGATTGCCAAGGTACTGTGGAGGCCACACTCAATCCAAACCCCATAAGATTCAATGCAGAACATCTTAATTAAGGATCACATTAGACTATCCtttcagttttcttttttttttgtttttaaactgAAAactcatttgaaaattattgaaaattgaaaccaaattttgaatcttcagttttcatttgttttatataaatagtTGTTAAACGAATTTTCAGTtttcactttaaaaaaaaaaaattaaaactaaaatgaaCTGCTAAATACATATCGTCGGGGAGGAAAAATAGGACCATTCATAGGAGCTGGAGTGGATAAAACAGTACTAATTATGGAAGTGATCAACAACATTGTCAAAGCTCGGGGGGGTGTATCCGTATTCGGCGGAGTAGGTGAAATGTTCTTGATGAGGGGAGATACGACTCACAAACAACCGAGATCGTCCTCTccttttcatagtaacaaacgCACAAATTCTTATATATCCGAAAGCACCTGCAACCCAGTATAAAAACTAAATACAAACTTAAATAACACATGAATCATCTGTGTTTTGCTTTGCAAACTGCCAAGGGGATAGGAACTAAAATAAATTCCCTGACCAACAACCTCTCAAAAAACCAAGcttgaaagcataaaaacaaGGCCTTCAATCTTCCTgtgcaaaattaataacaaGCGAAACAATTAACGAAGTAATCAACCAAAACCTGACggtcaaacccaaaaacataaATATGTAATCTAGTACTGTTTCCCAAGAATGATGCCGATGATCGCAGAAACCACAGCCACTCCCACGATGAACTTAACGCTCATCATTGGGGAAGCCTCGGCAGTATGTGTATGGATATCTGAAGATGATGAGGTTTGAACAGGTGTTGCTTCTGACTTCTTCTTGCTCTTCCTTTTCGATGGAGTTGAAACGGTTGATCCAATGTCCCTGGATTTCACTTCCAGTCCGGCTACACTGCCTCCATCACCCTGCAACATGATCTTTTAAACATAAGTGATTTTAATTTCGCGCTCGAATTCTTGTCAGTTAAAAGCCTTGTGCAGTAGCTGAAAACCTTTTGGTATGGGTTAATGTTTTCGTTTCCCACAAGTTGTTTAGGACAATTAAGTTGGAAAACTTGACAGCCACTTACAACTTAAGATTACATAACTAGTGTATGCTGTTTTCGAAATTTCTACTGCGGTGGTATCTATAAAGGGAGTTGGGAAACAGAAATAAACATACCCTTTCTGTTACTTTGGTATCTGCCAGCTGCAGTTTTTGCTCGAGCTCCTTGACTTGCTTATCTAGAAGTGCGATTTCTTTATTCTTAGCTTCAAGTTCTTCAAGGGAACGCTTCAACGATGCTTCTCGTTCCAGGTCCTTTTGAGAATCTGCTTCTTTCTGTTGAATAGGAAATTCAAACATGGAATGTTGAGAATTGTCATCGTGCAGTTTTAAGTAAAAGAAATCTTAAGCATTGATCGGTGCCTTACCTTTTCAGCAACAGTGGCATGAGCAAGTTGTAACTCGCTATGGAGTTTTGTGACTTGTTCATTCAATAAATCTCTGTCATGGACCTTATGCGCGTGATCCTCCAACTTTGAAGTCAACTCTGCCTCTCTTTCGGCCGCAGCCGCCTTAATGCTTTCAACCTACAATTCATCTGAGTCAGAAAGAATTTTTAAAAAGATGAATGGCTTTCTTTGGCTGCCCCCATCGCAtgcagaaaataaatatttataggTTGCAGGATAAGAGCCTATTCTGTGGATTTTTTTTCATGAATTGATATTTACCTCTTTTTGCAGTTGAGCTTCAGTTTTCACCAATTTCTCTTCGAGTTCCTTGAGAGAATTCTGCAACAAAGGCTTCTCAGCAACCTCAGCCTTGagattttcaatctcagattTTAAAGCAGCTTCTCCTGCTTTTTGTTCTTTGAGCTGTTCTTCAAGCTCGGATATCACTTGCTGGAGTTCCTTCTTAGTATTTTGATGCACTTCATTAAGCAGGCTGTTCTCATCCATAACCGAAGATATCTGTGGCAAACGAATGTAGCTAATAAGCATAAAGCAACAATAAATAGCCGCAAAATAATAACAAGAAAGTTTGGTGCAAACCTGAGATTGTAGTTTCTGCCCTTCAGAAGAATGCTGCTGCATTAAATCTTCAATAGTCCTTTTTGCAGCCTGAAGTTGTTCAACTGTTTCGTCCTTCTCAACAACTGCAGTAGAATATTTTGCTTCAAGGTCACTTAGTTTGGACTCGTATGTAGACACATCCTCTGTAAGCTTTATATTTGCCTCAGCTAGTTTTCCGCTCTCCTCTTCAAAGTGAGCTGAATTGGTTTGCAGTTCCTCAACAATATTCTCCAGATTCTTCAGCTTTGATAGACTCTCTTCCAGCTCCGCATTTCTGGTTTCAGAAACCGCAGATGTTTCTCGAACTTGCTCTTCATACAATTTTACTTGGCCTTGTAGGGCATTTAGCTTCTCGAGCAATTCATTAGCTTCCAAATCTCTCTGACTGAATCTTCCAATGGCTTCTTGCAATTTCGTCTCTGCTTCCACAATGCGGGCTTCGGAAGCAGAATGAAGGTCTAAGGCTCTCGAGTGCTTATCTGTTAATTCTTCAACAGTGCTCTTGTGCGAAACAAGTTCTCTTGTAGTGACTTCAGTTTCAGATAGAGCAGCATTCAAAGATTCCTGCAATTCATCAATCTTGCATTTCAGCTGAACATTCGTCTCAACTAGCATTTCGTTTTCTGAGAGGGTCTGAGAAGCTTTGTTTTCTGCTTCCAAGATCTGTTTTCTGAGTTCTTCATTTGTACTTTCTGAAGATGCAAATTTAGCCAAGCTGTTGTCCAGCTCTTCTTTCAACGATGCAGACTTCCGCTCTGCTTCAGCAACATGCTCTTCATAAACCTTCACCTGATCTTCTAGAACCTTTAGTTTCTCAAGCAGAGAATTTGCCTCAGCATCCCTGTTAGTGAAGCTCCCTAATGCTTCTTGAAGTTTGATCTCTGAATCCCTCACTAGGGTTTCATGTAGTGCTTGAAGTTCTGAGTTCTTTGACGCTGTTTCCTCTATTACTTTGCCTTGTTGCTCCAGTTGCTCCTCGGCAGATTTGAGTTTCGCTATGACCTCGCCTTCTCTGATTCCAGCAGCATTAAGATCATTTTCAATGCTTTCCAATTTCTCTTGAGTCATCTTCAATTCATCTCTCAAGACCTCCACCAAGTTTTCTGATTCGGAAAACTTCTCAGTAAAACTACTCGATGCATCCTCtaaccttttcttctcttctgtGGCAACATTCAAGGCTTCAAACAACTCCCTTTCCTTTTCGTTGGCCGCTTGCAGTGCAACTTCAAGGCTAGATGTTCTTGCTTGGAATGCCTCGAGTTCAGAGGCAAGTTCAGATACCTTGTTAGAATAATTCTTAGAATCTGCTTCTGCATCCTGACATTTCTTTTCCAACGCAGTTATTTGTTCCTCGAGTTCTTGAATTCTGTACCTCTCTGTTTCAAGCATTAACTCCAGCTCGCTCACCTTTTTACCAGTATCCTCCACTTTGGTATGAGAAATTTGGACCAAATCTTCAAGTTCGAGGCTTCGCTGATGGTGTTCACTGGCCCGGCCCTCATGTTCAGCACATTTCTCGGAGGCAGTCTTCAGTTCCTCCTGAAGCTCTGAATATTGCAAAGTTGTCTGGTTTAACTCAGATTCCAGCTGGCCTATCTTCTCTTGGTATTCTTGCACCTGACCGGTCAGctgtttcttttcttcctcgACCTCGCTCAATGTAGTATTGAGTGCAGATATTTTTTGAGAGAATTCTTCCAGACCACTCTCAGCAATTCCTCGGTTCAGCTCTACCGCATTTAACTGTTGCTCAAGCTCTACATTCTTTTGTTCTACAGCTATAAAGCGCGTCTCAAGCTCTCTCAGTTGCGATTTTGCCTCCTCCGCTGCTGCATTTGAAGCTTGAATAATTGCTTCAAGTTCAAGATTCTTTTCAGTAGCAGTTGCAAAAGCAGTTTCTGATTCCTTATGGAGCTCTTCCAGCGACTTCAACTTCTGTTCAAGCTCGGCATTGTTTGACAAAGATTGAGACAAAAGATCATCTTTTTTACCGAAGTTCTCTTCCGAAAGCTTCAATTTTTCTTCGAGATCACTGCACAGCTCCTTCATCAGCTGCACATTACCGGTGAGATCTGCCACAGCTGCTTCCagagcttctttttctttggttaCTATTGCCAAATTCTCCTGTGCAGCTACGGCCCGTTCTTCTTGAGTTTTTCGTGCGGCTTCAACTAATTCCTTGGCACTCCATTCCTCCTGTAGCTTcaacttgatttcttccaattcaGAAACCTTTGCTTGAAGATCTTCTTTAGTTGAGGCAAACAGATTTTCAAGAGCGGAAATATCTTCCTTCACTTGAGATTCCGAGGCCTTTTTCAGGCTCAATTCCTCAGTCAGTTCATTTATCAGAGCTTCCTTAGCCGAGAGTTTCTCCTCCAGGTCCACGCCTTGAGACTTTGATAGAGCCAGCTCTTCTTGGACAGCAGAAAGCTCGGCAGCGGTAGAACTGAGTGCTTCTTTGACTTTTTCATCTTCGGCAATCTTTTCATACAGGCCCTTGAGTTCTCCTTGTATCGAAGCCATCTGATCTTCCATCTCTTTCGCACTCAACTTTGTTGCTTCGAGCAGTTTCTCGAACTCCAAGGCCCTCTTTGTCTCAGATTCAGCATGTGAACCACTTTGCTTGTGCAGGTCCTCAAACTTTTGCACCTCGCAGGCAGAACTCTGCAGCTCTTGCTCCAATTCCTGCATCCTCTTTCTCGAGCTTTCAAGCTCAAGATTGAGACCATCAAACGATTCCTTCACCCCGATCAGATCCTTGTGCTTTTCTTCTTGAGCTTGCAATGCCTCTTGCAAAACATTGAGCTGCGAACTGTATTTCTCCTCGGCTTCAGTGATTTGCTCTTGCAATTTCTTATGAGTGAGTTCGAGCTCTTCATACTTCTTTCCGCTTTCTCCCAGCTTCTCCTTCGTAAGCAAGACCTCATGCTTCAGCTCAGAGTTCTCTGATTCGGAATGCTTCAATGCACCAGCCAACCTTTCGACTTCAACCTCAAGGTCACTCAACTTCTCCCGCGCTTCTAGCAATTCTCTGCTCGAACTGCTCGAGCTTCTCTCAATAACAGATGGCTTGTCGTCCTCCACCAATGCTGTTTCAGCAGCATGAGAACCATCCTTCACATCTATCGATTCTCTCTCAACTTTTATGAACTCTCCATCAAAGGTtgcttcctcctcttcattcctCCTTTCTTTTTCAACCGGAGGCACTTCCCCATTCGATACctacatcaaaaaaaaaaaaaaaaaaacattcaaaatcGATTCAAATCCATGCAAAATCAAATGATCCCACGAAAGGCTTAAATTACAGATCGTAGATTGCGGTTACCTTGATCGCTTCGGCATCTGTAGTCTCGGCATCATCAGCAACCTTCATCGGGGTTTCGGGAATCACTTGTGCTTCTTCCATATTTTACCAAATTTTCACCTACCCCACTTGCTTCCCTGTGATTTTAGAACAACAACTTCATCAGACTCgtcggtggctaatctaacaaaatctatcatttgacaaaaaaacttCATCAGACTTGTCTAAAAAGAAATCATCATCTTAATTGCTACACTTTCTTTTTCTAGGAAAATTCTTTTACGTGAAGGCTTTTGCAATAATGCATGAAAAATGGGTAGGGGCACTTCTGTAATTTGGATCACAAGGAGAGGACAGGTCACAGGACCGCTTTGTAAACTGTGGGCCGGACAAAGACAAACAATCTGACGTGGAATCCAAACAGGGACCCATCAGCATCATGGCACGGAATGTCAATTCAATTATTTTTCataaattaaaagtaaaaaaaaaaaatctcaatttcTAGTCAATTATTCAGGCTACTTCTAACATCAATACATGTTAAAAGAggttgaaaactttaagttttaacgaaaatgaaaaaataaaaggtaaaataaatagtaccatgattgattttttagtgtaaaaatatgatttttcgttaaagtaaacagcaccagaagcttttcgttaaagttatctAACTAATACTAGTAAGggtaaatgttattcatacaaTTATTTTTACCTCCCAGTCTTACACATTCTTGTTAGttttttgtcattgatcttcttcacttCTTTTTATCTAATGGCCGAAAATTGAAGAGGGAGTGTGAGAAGTTAAAAAGGATGCATGAATAGCACTACCCTTAATAAAACATAGGTTCTAGGTTTTTGGCCCCCATTCAGATAAGCTAGATAATCACAACTCGAGCTAATAACACTACGCAACTGTGGAACCATACTCTCTGATACCCCAAAATGAAAAAGCCAATAGGAAAACATCTTAATTAGTTTTAAGGTAAGATCAAAGGTGGTGCTATTAGACACTACTTGTTGCCTTCCACATATTCTTCTTAATTTACAGatcgaataaattaaaaaaaatcaaataaaagaaaaacaccACTTGTTACCTTCcacatatttttcttaatttacaattatcaaattgaataaattaaaaaaaatcaaataaaaaaattaacagagaAAAAAAACGATATGTGTGaaatagcaccacccaagaTCAAAACCACCTGCTGCCTGCCATTTTTTGTCACTTAACTAGTGATGATCTTAACATGTGGAACGATTTAGTATGTGGGACCCAAAATACTTCATTCAACCCCATCTTCTAAGaattcatttttaatataaaGGATTGCATCATTACatggctttaaaaaaaaatgataaaattgg belongs to Malus sylvestris chromosome 17, drMalSylv7.2, whole genome shotgun sequence and includes:
- the LOC126611052 gene encoding uncharacterized protein LOC126611052 isoform X1; the protein is MEEAQVIPETPMKVADDAETTDAEAIKVSNGEVPPVEKERRNEEEEATFDGEFIKVERESIDVKDGSHAAETALVEDDKPSVIERSSSSSSRELLEAREKLSDLEVEVERLAGALKHSESENSELKHEVLLTKEKLGESGKKYEELELTHKKLQEQITEAEEKYSSQLNVLQEALQAQEEKHKDLIGVKESFDGLNLELESSRKRMQELEQELQSSACEVQKFEDLHKQSGSHAESETKRALEFEKLLEATKLSAKEMEDQMASIQGELKGLYEKIAEDEKVKEALSSTAAELSAVQEELALSKSQGVDLEEKLSAKEALINELTEELSLKKASESQVKEDISALENLFASTKEDLQAKVSELEEIKLKLQEEWSAKELVEAARKTQEERAVAAQENLAIVTKEKEALEAAVADLTGNVQLMKELCSDLEEKLKLSEENFGKKDDLLSQSLSNNAELEQKLKSLEELHKESETAFATATEKNLELEAIIQASNAAAEEAKSQLRELETRFIAVEQKNVELEQQLNAVELNRGIAESGLEEFSQKISALNTTLSEVEEEKKQLTGQVQEYQEKIGQLESELNQTTLQYSELQEELKTASEKCAEHEGRASEHHQRSLELEDLVQISHTKVEDTGKKVSELELMLETERYRIQELEEQITALEKKCQDAEADSKNYSNKVSELASELEAFQARTSSLEVALQAANEKERELFEALNVATEEKKRLEDASSSFTEKFSESENLVEVLRDELKMTQEKLESIENDLNAAGIREGEVIAKLKSAEEQLEQQGKVIEETASKNSELQALHETLVRDSEIKLQEALGSFTNRDAEANSLLEKLKVLEDQVKVYEEHVAEAERKSASLKEELDNSLAKFASSESTNEELRKQILEAENKASQTLSENEMLVETNVQLKCKIDELQESLNAALSETEVTTRELVSHKSTVEELTDKHSRALDLHSASEARIVEAETKLQEAIGRFSQRDLEANELLEKLNALQGQVKLYEEQVRETSAVSETRNAELEESLSKLKNLENIVEELQTNSAHFEEESGKLAEANIKLTEDVSTYESKLSDLEAKYSTAVVEKDETVEQLQAAKRTIEDLMQQHSSEGQKLQSQISSVMDENSLLNEVHQNTKKELQQVISELEEQLKEQKAGEAALKSEIENLKAEVAEKPLLQNSLKELEEKLVKTEAQLQKEVESIKAAAAEREAELTSKLEDHAHKVHDRDLLNEQVTKLHSELQLAHATVAEKKEADSQKDLEREASLKRSLEELEAKNKEIALLDKQVKELEQKLQLADTKVTERIMLQGDGGSVAGLEVKSRDIGSTVSTPSKRKSKKKSEATPVQTSSSSDIHTHTAEASPMMSVKFIVGVAVVSAIIGIILGKQY
- the LOC126611052 gene encoding uncharacterized protein LOC126611052 isoform X2, with protein sequence MEEAQVIPETPMKVADDAETTDAEAIKVSNGEVPPVEKERRNEEEEATFDGEFIKVERESIDVKDGSHAAETALVEDDKPSVIERSSSSSSRELLEAREKLSDLEVEVERLAGALKHSESENSELKHEVLLTKEKLGESGKKYEELELTHKKLQEQITEAEEKYSSQLNVLQEALQAQEEKHKDLIGVKESFDGLNLELESSRKRMQELEQELQSSACEVQKFEDLHKQSGSHAESETKRALEFEKLLEATKLSAKEMEDQMASIQGELKGLYEKIAEDEKVKEALSSTAAELSAVQEELALSKSQGVDLEEKLSAKEALINELTEELSLKKASESQVKEDISALENLFASTKEDLQAKVSELEEIKLKLQEEWSAKELVEAARKTQEERAVAAQENLAIVTKEKEALEAAVADLTGNVQLMKELCSDLEEKLKLSEENFGKKDDLLSQSLSNNAELEQKLKSLEELHKESETAFATATEKNLELEAIIQASNAAAEEAKSQLRELETRFIAVEQKNVELEQQLNAVELNRGIAESGLEEFSQKISALNTTLSEVEEEKKQLTGQVQEYQEKIGQLESELNQTTLQYSELQEELKTASEKCAEHEGRASEHHQRSLELEDLVQISHTKVEDTGKKVSELELMLETERYRIQELEEQITALEKKCQDAEADSKNYSNKVSELASELEAFQARTSSLEVALQAANEKERELFEALNVATEEKKRLEDASSSFTEKFSESENLVEVLRDELKMTQEKLESIENDLNAAGIREGEVIAKLKSAEEQLEQQGKVIEETASKNSELQALHETLVRDSEIKLQEALGSFTNRDAEANSLLEKLKVLEDQVKVYEEHVAEAERKSASLKEELDNSLAKFASSESTNEELRKQILEAENKASQTLSENEMLVETNVQLKCKIDELQESLNAALSETEVTTRELVSHKSTVEELTDKHSRALDLHSASEARIVEAETKLQEAIGRFSQRDLEANELLEKLNALQGQVKLYEEQVRETSAVSETRNAELEESLSKLKNLENIVEELQTNSAHFEEESGKLAEANIKLTEDVSTYESKLSDLEAKYSTAVVEKDETVEQLQAAKRTIEDLMQQHSSEGQKLQSQISSVMDENSLLNEVHQNTKKELQQVISELEEQLKEQKAGEAALKSEIENLKAEVAEKPLLQNSLKELEEKLVKTEAQLQKEVESIKAAAAEREAELTSKLEDHAHKVHDRDLLNEQVTKLHSELQLAHATVAEKKEADSQKDLEREASLKRSLEELEAKNKEIALLDKQVKELEQKLQLADTKVTERGDGGSVAGLEVKSRDIGSTVSTPSKRKSKKKSEATPVQTSSSSDIHTHTAEASPMMSVKFIVGVAVVSAIIGIILGKQY